In Melanotaenia boesemani isolate fMelBoe1 chromosome 7, fMelBoe1.pri, whole genome shotgun sequence, a single window of DNA contains:
- the LOC121643442 gene encoding sodium/potassium/calcium exchanger 3-like isoform X2, whose amino-acid sequence MKVPRRPRHTLFLPRFCVGGLGLLAAAWIFHFNDVTGSALQTHDILSKRELIQHKEDNQSGSISRSAINEFPEDIFTVDQRRQGAVLLHVLCAIYMFHALAIVCDVYFVPSLEKVSENLQLSQDVAGATFMAAGSSAPELFTSLIGVFITKGDVGVGTIVGSAVFNILVIIGLCGIFSGQPISLSWWPLFRDSVFYILSILVLILVIYDEKVLWWETIILISMYGIYIIIMKFNRSLCCLVERHCRVDGQPCLSSLRRTTAVGNAGDCDNDMVPLKPDSCVVAGQDSAVVMVDELLNLHPHQLTFSEASLRLLITPHFPPYTRLRMAGRIVINERQRLIRAQVNPEEGAALEEEGLGASGTLGRENGTAAEGDRQLLEGERVKETSGEVGGGAQLKEEEEEEEEQVEEKDENAPFKPFVLPDSWCVRLKWLLSWPVSFLLHCTIPDCNQPRWERWYLLTFLSSTLWIALFSYLMVWMVTIISYTLGIPDVIMGITFLAAGTSVPDCMASLIVARQGMGDMAVSNSIGSNIFDVLLGLGFPWALRTLIVSYGSVVTINSKGLVYSVILLLASVTLTVLCVHLNRWKLDRRLGLCLLLLYSIFLLCSVSFERL is encoded by the exons ATGAAGGTTCCGAGGAGACCGAGGCACACGCTGTTCCTTCCCCGGTTCTGCGTCGGTGGACTCGGTCTGCTTGCAGCTGCCTGGatctttcattttaatgatgttACAG GCTCTGCTCTCCAAACTCATGACATCTTGTCAAAGAGAGAGCTCATCCAGCACAAAGAAGACAACCAGAGTGGCAGTATTTCTAGATCTG CTATCAATGAGTTTCCAGAAGACATTTTTACTGTGGATCAGAGGAGACAAGGAGCGGTGCTCCTTCATGTTCTCTGT GCTATCTACATGTTTCATGCACTTGCCATAGTGTGTGATGTTTACTTTGTGCCATCACTGGAAAAAGTGTCAGAG AACCTTCAGCTCAGTCAGGATGTTGCTGGAGCAACCTTCATGGCCGCTGGGAGCTCCGCCCCAGAGCTCTTCACCTCTTTGATTG GGGTGTTTATCACAAAGGGAGATGTTGGTGTGGGAACTATTGTGGGATCTGCTGTTTTTAACATCCTCGTCATCATCGGCCTCTGCGGCATTTTCTCCGgacag CCAATCTCTCTAAGCTGGTGGCCTCTGTTCCGTGATTCTGTTTTCTACATCCTGTCCATATTGGTGCTTATTTTG gtgATCTATGATGAAAAAGTCCTGTG GTGGGAGACCATCATCCTGATCTCCATGTATGGAATCTATATCATCATCATGAA gTTCAACCGATCTTTGTGCTGCCTGGTAGAGAGACATTGCAGAGTGGACGGCCAGCCGTGCCTGAGCAGCCTGCGACGGACAACTGCTGTCGGAAACGCTGGCGACTGTGACAATGATATGGTTCCCCTGAAGCCAG ACTCGTGCGTGGTGGCCGGTCAGGACTCAGCAGTGGTGATGGTGGATGAGTTACTGAATCTGCACCCCCATCAGCTCACCTTCTCAGAGGCAAGCCTCCGCCTTCTCATCACCCCGCATTTTCCCCCCTACACCCGCCTGCGTATGGCAGGACGCATAGTCATCAATGAG AGGCAGAGGCTGATTCGGGCTCAGGTGAACCCAGAGGAGGGTGCGGCTTTGGAGGAGGAAGGTTTAGGGGCAAGTGGAACTTTGGGGAGGGAGAACGGGACGGCAGCTGAGGGAGACAGACAACTACTGGAGGGGGAGAGGGTTAAAGAGACGAGTGGAGAGGTTGGTGGGGGTGCGCAgctgaaggaggaagaagaggaggaggaagagcaggttGAAGAAAAGGATGAGAATGCTCCTTTCAAACCTTTCGTCCTGCCAG ACAGTTGGTGTGTGCGACTGAAATGGCTGCTCTCTTGGCCCGTGAGCTTCCTGCTTCACTGCACCATCCCTGACTGTAACCAGCCGCGTTGGGAGCGTTGGTACCTGCTCACATTCCTGTCCTCTACACTCTGGATAGCCCTCTTCTCCTACCTCATGGTCTGGATG GTTACCATTATCAGCTACACACTTGGAATCCCAGATGTCATCATGGGCATCACTTTTCTAGCAGCTGGCACCAGTGTTCCCGACTGTATGGCCAGTCTCATCGTCGCCCGACAag GGATGGGTGACATGGCTGTCTCGAACTCCATTGGCAGTAATATCTTTGACGTGCTGCTGGGCCTGGGCTTCCCTTGGGCACTCAGGACTTTGATAGTCAGCTATGGATCAGTG gTGACAATCAACAGCAAAGGTCTGGTGTACTCCGTGATTTTGCTGCTTGCTTCGGTCACACTAACT GTTCTGTGTGTCCATCTGAACCGCTGGAAGTTGGACCGCAGGCTGGGCCTCTGTCTCCTGCTGCTTTATTCCATCTTCCTCCTTTGCTCCGTCAGCTTTGAAAGGCTTTAG
- the LOC121643443 gene encoding calcium-binding and coiled-coil domain-containing protein 2-like isoform X1: MDATVDNISPKEMLEKIAELDYSQCQLRDLNAEMRHWLDIADDDIATLRSENTTLQKQVKALEKILSDAQQNEAEACRPFMADDLDANKCSQQKIHESEKESIMMKELNKKLTAELKNLEQERDQDKITLSKLKTALQTLKMEMEEVQLALRHSDEVIDQKNQQLKHLEETVEEFSDVIKDLRLTKQELMNQLEDRQDEASFAFQTELMTEKERLISPRLSLAEEIQLVALSSEVKTSMTDVKHEESQTEELLEHHSLTVDMKTKRGRSAGTLKTAVQRAGLFVLCIFSLFVLAYVAVGCCAGNFDLFSNILWSSARLMLQPCFSVHYRALPPF; encoded by the exons ATGGATGCCACAGTCGACAATAT ATCACCGAAGGAGATGCTTGAGAAAATAGCTGAGCTGGATTACAGTCAGTGTCAGCTGAGGGACCTGAATGCTGAGATGAGGCACTGGCTAGATATTGCAGATGATGACATAGCGACACTGCGGTCGGAGAACACCACCCTCCAAAAACAAGTGAAAGC CCTGGAGAAGATCCTCAGTGATGCACAACAAAATGAAGCAGAGGCTTGCAGGCCCTTCATGGCTGATGACCTCGATGCAAATAAATGCAGTCAACAAAAGATTCATGAATCA GAAAAGGAATCCATCATGATGAAGGagctaaataaaaagctaaCAGCAGAG CTTAAAAACTTAGAGCAAGAGAGAGACCAGGATAAGATCACTTTGAGCAAGCTCAAGACTGCCCTTCAGACCCTCAAG ATGGAAATGGAGGAGGTTCAGCTAGCGCTGCGGCATAGTGACGAGGTTATTGATCAG AAAAACCAGCAGTTAAAGCATTTGGAGGAAACTGTGGAGGAGTTTTCTGACGTCATAAAG gaTCTCAGACTGACCAAGCAAGAGCTGATGAATCAGCTGGAAGACAGACAAGACGAGGCCTCGTT tgctTTTCAGACTGAGCTAATGACAGAAAAGGAGAGACTGATCAGTCCTCGCCTGTCCTTAGCAGAGGAAATACAGCTGGTGGCTTTATCATCCGAAGTGAAAACCAGCATGACAGATGTTAAACAT GAGGAGAGTCAAACTGAGGAGCTACTGGAACATCACAGTCTCACAGTTGACATGAAAACCAAAAG GGGCAGATCTGCAGGTACCTTGAAGACGGCTGTTCAGAGAGCAGGACTCTTTGTGTTGTGCATCTTCAGTCTCTTTGTTTTGGCCTATGTGGCTGTAGGATGCTGTGCAGGAAACTTTGACTTATTTTCCAACATCTTGTGGAGCAGTGCACGTCTCATGTTACAGCCCTGTTTTAGTGTCCACTACAGGGCTTTACCTCCCTTTTGA
- the LOC121643442 gene encoding sodium/potassium/calcium exchanger 3-like isoform X1: MKVPRRPRHTLFLPRFCVGGLGLLAAAWIFHFNDVTGSALQTHDILSKRELIQHKEDNQSGSISRSAINEFPEDIFTVDQRRQGAVLLHVLCAIYMFHALAIVCDVYFVPSLEKVSENLQLSQDVAGATFMAAGSSAPELFTSLIGVFITKGDVGVGTIVGSAVFNILVIIGLCGIFSGQPISLSWWPLFRDSVFYILSILVLILVIYDEKVLWWETIILISMYGIYIIIMKFNRSLCCLVERHCRVDGQPCLSSLRRTTAVGNAGDCDNDMVPLKPGAGARVYSCVVAGQDSAVVMVDELLNLHPHQLTFSEASLRLLITPHFPPYTRLRMAGRIVINERQRLIRAQVNPEEGAALEEEGLGASGTLGRENGTAAEGDRQLLEGERVKETSGEVGGGAQLKEEEEEEEEQVEEKDENAPFKPFVLPDSWCVRLKWLLSWPVSFLLHCTIPDCNQPRWERWYLLTFLSSTLWIALFSYLMVWMVTIISYTLGIPDVIMGITFLAAGTSVPDCMASLIVARQGMGDMAVSNSIGSNIFDVLLGLGFPWALRTLIVSYGSVVTINSKGLVYSVILLLASVTLTVLCVHLNRWKLDRRLGLCLLLLYSIFLLCSVSFERL; this comes from the exons ATGAAGGTTCCGAGGAGACCGAGGCACACGCTGTTCCTTCCCCGGTTCTGCGTCGGTGGACTCGGTCTGCTTGCAGCTGCCTGGatctttcattttaatgatgttACAG GCTCTGCTCTCCAAACTCATGACATCTTGTCAAAGAGAGAGCTCATCCAGCACAAAGAAGACAACCAGAGTGGCAGTATTTCTAGATCTG CTATCAATGAGTTTCCAGAAGACATTTTTACTGTGGATCAGAGGAGACAAGGAGCGGTGCTCCTTCATGTTCTCTGT GCTATCTACATGTTTCATGCACTTGCCATAGTGTGTGATGTTTACTTTGTGCCATCACTGGAAAAAGTGTCAGAG AACCTTCAGCTCAGTCAGGATGTTGCTGGAGCAACCTTCATGGCCGCTGGGAGCTCCGCCCCAGAGCTCTTCACCTCTTTGATTG GGGTGTTTATCACAAAGGGAGATGTTGGTGTGGGAACTATTGTGGGATCTGCTGTTTTTAACATCCTCGTCATCATCGGCCTCTGCGGCATTTTCTCCGgacag CCAATCTCTCTAAGCTGGTGGCCTCTGTTCCGTGATTCTGTTTTCTACATCCTGTCCATATTGGTGCTTATTTTG gtgATCTATGATGAAAAAGTCCTGTG GTGGGAGACCATCATCCTGATCTCCATGTATGGAATCTATATCATCATCATGAA gTTCAACCGATCTTTGTGCTGCCTGGTAGAGAGACATTGCAGAGTGGACGGCCAGCCGTGCCTGAGCAGCCTGCGACGGACAACTGCTGTCGGAAACGCTGGCGACTGTGACAATGATATGGTTCCCCTGAAGCCAGGTGCAGGAGCTCGAGTTT ACTCGTGCGTGGTGGCCGGTCAGGACTCAGCAGTGGTGATGGTGGATGAGTTACTGAATCTGCACCCCCATCAGCTCACCTTCTCAGAGGCAAGCCTCCGCCTTCTCATCACCCCGCATTTTCCCCCCTACACCCGCCTGCGTATGGCAGGACGCATAGTCATCAATGAG AGGCAGAGGCTGATTCGGGCTCAGGTGAACCCAGAGGAGGGTGCGGCTTTGGAGGAGGAAGGTTTAGGGGCAAGTGGAACTTTGGGGAGGGAGAACGGGACGGCAGCTGAGGGAGACAGACAACTACTGGAGGGGGAGAGGGTTAAAGAGACGAGTGGAGAGGTTGGTGGGGGTGCGCAgctgaaggaggaagaagaggaggaggaagagcaggttGAAGAAAAGGATGAGAATGCTCCTTTCAAACCTTTCGTCCTGCCAG ACAGTTGGTGTGTGCGACTGAAATGGCTGCTCTCTTGGCCCGTGAGCTTCCTGCTTCACTGCACCATCCCTGACTGTAACCAGCCGCGTTGGGAGCGTTGGTACCTGCTCACATTCCTGTCCTCTACACTCTGGATAGCCCTCTTCTCCTACCTCATGGTCTGGATG GTTACCATTATCAGCTACACACTTGGAATCCCAGATGTCATCATGGGCATCACTTTTCTAGCAGCTGGCACCAGTGTTCCCGACTGTATGGCCAGTCTCATCGTCGCCCGACAag GGATGGGTGACATGGCTGTCTCGAACTCCATTGGCAGTAATATCTTTGACGTGCTGCTGGGCCTGGGCTTCCCTTGGGCACTCAGGACTTTGATAGTCAGCTATGGATCAGTG gTGACAATCAACAGCAAAGGTCTGGTGTACTCCGTGATTTTGCTGCTTGCTTCGGTCACACTAACT GTTCTGTGTGTCCATCTGAACCGCTGGAAGTTGGACCGCAGGCTGGGCCTCTGTCTCCTGCTGCTTTATTCCATCTTCCTCCTTTGCTCCGTCAGCTTTGAAAGGCTTTAG
- the LOC121643442 gene encoding sodium/potassium/calcium exchanger 3-like isoform X4 yields MKVPRRPRHTLFLPRFCVGGLGLLAAAWIFHFNDVTGSALQTHDILSKRELIQHKEDNQSGSISRSAINEFPEDIFTVDQRRQGAVLLHVLCAIYMFHALAIVCDVYFVPSLEKVSENLQLSQDVAGATFMAAGSSAPELFTSLIGVFITKGDVGVGTIVGSAVFNILVIIGLCGIFSGQPISLSWWPLFRDSVFYILSILVLILVIYDEKVLWWETIILISMYGIYIIIMKFNRSLCCLVERHCRVDGQPCLSSLRRTTAVGNAGDCDNDMVPLKPDSCVVAGQDSAVVMVDELLNLHPHQLTFSERQRLIRAQVNPEEGAALEEEGLGASGTLGRENGTAAEGDRQLLEGERVKETSGEVGGGAQLKEEEEEEEEQVEEKDENAPFKPFVLPDSWCVRLKWLLSWPVSFLLHCTIPDCNQPRWERWYLLTFLSSTLWIALFSYLMVWMVTIISYTLGIPDVIMGITFLAAGTSVPDCMASLIVARQGMGDMAVSNSIGSNIFDVLLGLGFPWALRTLIVSYGSVVTINSKGLVYSVILLLASVTLTVLCVHLNRWKLDRRLGLCLLLLYSIFLLCSVSFERL; encoded by the exons ATGAAGGTTCCGAGGAGACCGAGGCACACGCTGTTCCTTCCCCGGTTCTGCGTCGGTGGACTCGGTCTGCTTGCAGCTGCCTGGatctttcattttaatgatgttACAG GCTCTGCTCTCCAAACTCATGACATCTTGTCAAAGAGAGAGCTCATCCAGCACAAAGAAGACAACCAGAGTGGCAGTATTTCTAGATCTG CTATCAATGAGTTTCCAGAAGACATTTTTACTGTGGATCAGAGGAGACAAGGAGCGGTGCTCCTTCATGTTCTCTGT GCTATCTACATGTTTCATGCACTTGCCATAGTGTGTGATGTTTACTTTGTGCCATCACTGGAAAAAGTGTCAGAG AACCTTCAGCTCAGTCAGGATGTTGCTGGAGCAACCTTCATGGCCGCTGGGAGCTCCGCCCCAGAGCTCTTCACCTCTTTGATTG GGGTGTTTATCACAAAGGGAGATGTTGGTGTGGGAACTATTGTGGGATCTGCTGTTTTTAACATCCTCGTCATCATCGGCCTCTGCGGCATTTTCTCCGgacag CCAATCTCTCTAAGCTGGTGGCCTCTGTTCCGTGATTCTGTTTTCTACATCCTGTCCATATTGGTGCTTATTTTG gtgATCTATGATGAAAAAGTCCTGTG GTGGGAGACCATCATCCTGATCTCCATGTATGGAATCTATATCATCATCATGAA gTTCAACCGATCTTTGTGCTGCCTGGTAGAGAGACATTGCAGAGTGGACGGCCAGCCGTGCCTGAGCAGCCTGCGACGGACAACTGCTGTCGGAAACGCTGGCGACTGTGACAATGATATGGTTCCCCTGAAGCCAG ACTCGTGCGTGGTGGCCGGTCAGGACTCAGCAGTGGTGATGGTGGATGAGTTACTGAATCTGCACCCCCATCAGCTCACCTTCTCAGAG AGGCAGAGGCTGATTCGGGCTCAGGTGAACCCAGAGGAGGGTGCGGCTTTGGAGGAGGAAGGTTTAGGGGCAAGTGGAACTTTGGGGAGGGAGAACGGGACGGCAGCTGAGGGAGACAGACAACTACTGGAGGGGGAGAGGGTTAAAGAGACGAGTGGAGAGGTTGGTGGGGGTGCGCAgctgaaggaggaagaagaggaggaggaagagcaggttGAAGAAAAGGATGAGAATGCTCCTTTCAAACCTTTCGTCCTGCCAG ACAGTTGGTGTGTGCGACTGAAATGGCTGCTCTCTTGGCCCGTGAGCTTCCTGCTTCACTGCACCATCCCTGACTGTAACCAGCCGCGTTGGGAGCGTTGGTACCTGCTCACATTCCTGTCCTCTACACTCTGGATAGCCCTCTTCTCCTACCTCATGGTCTGGATG GTTACCATTATCAGCTACACACTTGGAATCCCAGATGTCATCATGGGCATCACTTTTCTAGCAGCTGGCACCAGTGTTCCCGACTGTATGGCCAGTCTCATCGTCGCCCGACAag GGATGGGTGACATGGCTGTCTCGAACTCCATTGGCAGTAATATCTTTGACGTGCTGCTGGGCCTGGGCTTCCCTTGGGCACTCAGGACTTTGATAGTCAGCTATGGATCAGTG gTGACAATCAACAGCAAAGGTCTGGTGTACTCCGTGATTTTGCTGCTTGCTTCGGTCACACTAACT GTTCTGTGTGTCCATCTGAACCGCTGGAAGTTGGACCGCAGGCTGGGCCTCTGTCTCCTGCTGCTTTATTCCATCTTCCTCCTTTGCTCCGTCAGCTTTGAAAGGCTTTAG
- the LOC121643443 gene encoding centrosomal protein of 290 kDa-like isoform X2, translating into MDATVDNISPKEMLEKIAELDYSQCQLRDLNAEMRHWLDIADDDIATLRSENTTLQKQVKALEKILSDAQQNEAEACRPFMADDLDANKCSQQKIHESLKNLEQERDQDKITLSKLKTALQTLKMEMEEVQLALRHSDEVIDQKNQQLKHLEETVEEFSDVIKDLRLTKQELMNQLEDRQDEASFAFQTELMTEKERLISPRLSLAEEIQLVALSSEVKTSMTDVKHEESQTEELLEHHSLTVDMKTKRGRSAGTLKTAVQRAGLFVLCIFSLFVLAYVAVGCCAGNFDLFSNILWSSARLMLQPCFSVHYRALPPF; encoded by the exons ATGGATGCCACAGTCGACAATAT ATCACCGAAGGAGATGCTTGAGAAAATAGCTGAGCTGGATTACAGTCAGTGTCAGCTGAGGGACCTGAATGCTGAGATGAGGCACTGGCTAGATATTGCAGATGATGACATAGCGACACTGCGGTCGGAGAACACCACCCTCCAAAAACAAGTGAAAGC CCTGGAGAAGATCCTCAGTGATGCACAACAAAATGAAGCAGAGGCTTGCAGGCCCTTCATGGCTGATGACCTCGATGCAAATAAATGCAGTCAACAAAAGATTCATGAATCA CTTAAAAACTTAGAGCAAGAGAGAGACCAGGATAAGATCACTTTGAGCAAGCTCAAGACTGCCCTTCAGACCCTCAAG ATGGAAATGGAGGAGGTTCAGCTAGCGCTGCGGCATAGTGACGAGGTTATTGATCAG AAAAACCAGCAGTTAAAGCATTTGGAGGAAACTGTGGAGGAGTTTTCTGACGTCATAAAG gaTCTCAGACTGACCAAGCAAGAGCTGATGAATCAGCTGGAAGACAGACAAGACGAGGCCTCGTT tgctTTTCAGACTGAGCTAATGACAGAAAAGGAGAGACTGATCAGTCCTCGCCTGTCCTTAGCAGAGGAAATACAGCTGGTGGCTTTATCATCCGAAGTGAAAACCAGCATGACAGATGTTAAACAT GAGGAGAGTCAAACTGAGGAGCTACTGGAACATCACAGTCTCACAGTTGACATGAAAACCAAAAG GGGCAGATCTGCAGGTACCTTGAAGACGGCTGTTCAGAGAGCAGGACTCTTTGTGTTGTGCATCTTCAGTCTCTTTGTTTTGGCCTATGTGGCTGTAGGATGCTGTGCAGGAAACTTTGACTTATTTTCCAACATCTTGTGGAGCAGTGCACGTCTCATGTTACAGCCCTGTTTTAGTGTCCACTACAGGGCTTTACCTCCCTTTTGA
- the LOC121643442 gene encoding sodium/potassium/calcium exchanger 3-like isoform X3 — protein MKVPRRPRHTLFLPRFCVGGLGLLAAAWIFHFNDVTGSALQTHDILSKRELIQHKEDNQSGSISRSAINEFPEDIFTVDQRRQGAVLLHVLCAIYMFHALAIVCDVYFVPSLEKVSENLQLSQDVAGATFMAAGSSAPELFTSLIGVFITKGDVGVGTIVGSAVFNILVIIGLCGIFSGQPISLSWWPLFRDSVFYILSILVLILVIYDEKVLWWETIILISMYGIYIIIMKFNRSLCCLVERHCRVDGQPCLSSLRRTTAVGNAGDCDNDMVPLKPGAGARVYSCVVAGQDSAVVMVDELLNLHPHQLTFSERQRLIRAQVNPEEGAALEEEGLGASGTLGRENGTAAEGDRQLLEGERVKETSGEVGGGAQLKEEEEEEEEQVEEKDENAPFKPFVLPDSWCVRLKWLLSWPVSFLLHCTIPDCNQPRWERWYLLTFLSSTLWIALFSYLMVWMVTIISYTLGIPDVIMGITFLAAGTSVPDCMASLIVARQGMGDMAVSNSIGSNIFDVLLGLGFPWALRTLIVSYGSVVTINSKGLVYSVILLLASVTLTVLCVHLNRWKLDRRLGLCLLLLYSIFLLCSVSFERL, from the exons ATGAAGGTTCCGAGGAGACCGAGGCACACGCTGTTCCTTCCCCGGTTCTGCGTCGGTGGACTCGGTCTGCTTGCAGCTGCCTGGatctttcattttaatgatgttACAG GCTCTGCTCTCCAAACTCATGACATCTTGTCAAAGAGAGAGCTCATCCAGCACAAAGAAGACAACCAGAGTGGCAGTATTTCTAGATCTG CTATCAATGAGTTTCCAGAAGACATTTTTACTGTGGATCAGAGGAGACAAGGAGCGGTGCTCCTTCATGTTCTCTGT GCTATCTACATGTTTCATGCACTTGCCATAGTGTGTGATGTTTACTTTGTGCCATCACTGGAAAAAGTGTCAGAG AACCTTCAGCTCAGTCAGGATGTTGCTGGAGCAACCTTCATGGCCGCTGGGAGCTCCGCCCCAGAGCTCTTCACCTCTTTGATTG GGGTGTTTATCACAAAGGGAGATGTTGGTGTGGGAACTATTGTGGGATCTGCTGTTTTTAACATCCTCGTCATCATCGGCCTCTGCGGCATTTTCTCCGgacag CCAATCTCTCTAAGCTGGTGGCCTCTGTTCCGTGATTCTGTTTTCTACATCCTGTCCATATTGGTGCTTATTTTG gtgATCTATGATGAAAAAGTCCTGTG GTGGGAGACCATCATCCTGATCTCCATGTATGGAATCTATATCATCATCATGAA gTTCAACCGATCTTTGTGCTGCCTGGTAGAGAGACATTGCAGAGTGGACGGCCAGCCGTGCCTGAGCAGCCTGCGACGGACAACTGCTGTCGGAAACGCTGGCGACTGTGACAATGATATGGTTCCCCTGAAGCCAGGTGCAGGAGCTCGAGTTT ACTCGTGCGTGGTGGCCGGTCAGGACTCAGCAGTGGTGATGGTGGATGAGTTACTGAATCTGCACCCCCATCAGCTCACCTTCTCAGAG AGGCAGAGGCTGATTCGGGCTCAGGTGAACCCAGAGGAGGGTGCGGCTTTGGAGGAGGAAGGTTTAGGGGCAAGTGGAACTTTGGGGAGGGAGAACGGGACGGCAGCTGAGGGAGACAGACAACTACTGGAGGGGGAGAGGGTTAAAGAGACGAGTGGAGAGGTTGGTGGGGGTGCGCAgctgaaggaggaagaagaggaggaggaagagcaggttGAAGAAAAGGATGAGAATGCTCCTTTCAAACCTTTCGTCCTGCCAG ACAGTTGGTGTGTGCGACTGAAATGGCTGCTCTCTTGGCCCGTGAGCTTCCTGCTTCACTGCACCATCCCTGACTGTAACCAGCCGCGTTGGGAGCGTTGGTACCTGCTCACATTCCTGTCCTCTACACTCTGGATAGCCCTCTTCTCCTACCTCATGGTCTGGATG GTTACCATTATCAGCTACACACTTGGAATCCCAGATGTCATCATGGGCATCACTTTTCTAGCAGCTGGCACCAGTGTTCCCGACTGTATGGCCAGTCTCATCGTCGCCCGACAag GGATGGGTGACATGGCTGTCTCGAACTCCATTGGCAGTAATATCTTTGACGTGCTGCTGGGCCTGGGCTTCCCTTGGGCACTCAGGACTTTGATAGTCAGCTATGGATCAGTG gTGACAATCAACAGCAAAGGTCTGGTGTACTCCGTGATTTTGCTGCTTGCTTCGGTCACACTAACT GTTCTGTGTGTCCATCTGAACCGCTGGAAGTTGGACCGCAGGCTGGGCCTCTGTCTCCTGCTGCTTTATTCCATCTTCCTCCTTTGCTCCGTCAGCTTTGAAAGGCTTTAG
- the LOC121643443 gene encoding uncharacterized protein LOC121643443 isoform X3: MDATVDNISPKEMLEKIAELDYSQCQLRDLNAEMRHWLDIADDDIATLRSENTTLQKQVKALEKILSDAQQNEAEACRPFMADDLDANKCSQQKIHESEKESIMMKELNKKLTAELKNLEQERDQDKITLSKLKTALQTLKMEMEEVQLALRHSDEVIDQDLRLTKQELMNQLEDRQDEASFAFQTELMTEKERLISPRLSLAEEIQLVALSSEVKTSMTDVKHEESQTEELLEHHSLTVDMKTKRGRSAGTLKTAVQRAGLFVLCIFSLFVLAYVAVGCCAGNFDLFSNILWSSARLMLQPCFSVHYRALPPF, translated from the exons ATGGATGCCACAGTCGACAATAT ATCACCGAAGGAGATGCTTGAGAAAATAGCTGAGCTGGATTACAGTCAGTGTCAGCTGAGGGACCTGAATGCTGAGATGAGGCACTGGCTAGATATTGCAGATGATGACATAGCGACACTGCGGTCGGAGAACACCACCCTCCAAAAACAAGTGAAAGC CCTGGAGAAGATCCTCAGTGATGCACAACAAAATGAAGCAGAGGCTTGCAGGCCCTTCATGGCTGATGACCTCGATGCAAATAAATGCAGTCAACAAAAGATTCATGAATCA GAAAAGGAATCCATCATGATGAAGGagctaaataaaaagctaaCAGCAGAG CTTAAAAACTTAGAGCAAGAGAGAGACCAGGATAAGATCACTTTGAGCAAGCTCAAGACTGCCCTTCAGACCCTCAAG ATGGAAATGGAGGAGGTTCAGCTAGCGCTGCGGCATAGTGACGAGGTTATTGATCAG gaTCTCAGACTGACCAAGCAAGAGCTGATGAATCAGCTGGAAGACAGACAAGACGAGGCCTCGTT tgctTTTCAGACTGAGCTAATGACAGAAAAGGAGAGACTGATCAGTCCTCGCCTGTCCTTAGCAGAGGAAATACAGCTGGTGGCTTTATCATCCGAAGTGAAAACCAGCATGACAGATGTTAAACAT GAGGAGAGTCAAACTGAGGAGCTACTGGAACATCACAGTCTCACAGTTGACATGAAAACCAAAAG GGGCAGATCTGCAGGTACCTTGAAGACGGCTGTTCAGAGAGCAGGACTCTTTGTGTTGTGCATCTTCAGTCTCTTTGTTTTGGCCTATGTGGCTGTAGGATGCTGTGCAGGAAACTTTGACTTATTTTCCAACATCTTGTGGAGCAGTGCACGTCTCATGTTACAGCCCTGTTTTAGTGTCCACTACAGGGCTTTACCTCCCTTTTGA